A genomic stretch from Podospora pseudoanserina strain CBS 124.78 chromosome 3, whole genome shotgun sequence includes:
- a CDS encoding hypothetical protein (COG:U; EggNog:ENOG503NVMA), translating to MNLSPPLERTISQQSHTSVRSRNTSRRPAAKKQQPPSSSASSVIGGEDSKSLTSFPSFSPREEETCCLLNNNQQEDSGNTPLPPPSSTTPSRKPSTSLSEIEQQPPRLEPEQIIPTLLTTPHTAGPLFEDSPPCRNRLPGALHHADDGHIERLIARQGGAVNLVRQIAEDLAARDAQIALLRRRADERERALRKIILECGLSNLDLETRLRVLLEEGRSQRRHGSGEELEDLIGDALEGDVRLDATIKGRVVKERGANTGQQQQKRTGRGWKEYLWGGTGTSKGDGKGETTAVKGGARQSMPEDWFKPPAEQQEEQAQQSSSRASSVSSAHAARKPSLASMALRLVAGGAAGNRDNEGRGRASSAAAAQAGGPLRGSSASSAKTTASNRAVSAQVGGPKALMQMRRTTAGGSTRPMDIPARGQVPERWDTMGASPGKAAILRHQSYGPVEMDTILPPEAQPPTLTHIYNNFVGSEYLTDRFGFIYDQRRKKRQREAAQMAKQGKRGSRTEMLTNGRGGMSPVMAGDDDGASSGRWDVLSESGRPDTPCSGTTTEEQVRGGGGNEENAKPKRWQDYLKIATFPTELLSHTPLISAQGFEVLEGGEVPPPKSPGHSPSIMSEERGFLPSATTTTVSIAPMMEEHQEPVVSSVSSSSVSAPAGVEEEDGGTPPGSTTPAKEDAEPVRLLLENLNRLHDSLQRERTVRWNEFLRKVRAERKRDGEAAAAAAAAAAEARFQRATAVMPETRLGDGELIGVASLGVQGKVGRAKATEFRSLLLGGIPVAMRAKIWSECSGAKALRIPGYYEDLVSRPGEEDDPQVVAQIKADITRTLTDNIFFRKGPGVGKLHEVLLAYSRRNPDVGYCQGMNLVVANLLLITPSSEDAFWILVATVEQILPSGYFDHSLLASRADQVVLRQYVSEVLPKLSAHFDDLGIDLETMTFQWFLSIFTDCLSAEALFRVWDVVLCTPHDGGAFLFQVALALLKLNEGQLLGCGSPAGVYTYINHQMTNHAISIDGLVQASEGLRRLVKKEDIEARRERAIELEREQVRLREERLAERRRVQQQDKVNGKGGNNNRPRALKKESSLLVLGGSGGGGGGGSNKAGAVPAMVSGEMASGATTPSGMGGLSRVGSACPSPMFGPERGGLGSRSVSGSDGLLSVEGLVGISSGGGGGGGGGG from the coding sequence atgaacctctccccccctctcgaGCGCACAATCTCCCAACAATCCCACACCTCCGTCCGCTCCCGCAACACCTCCCGCCGCCCAGCAGccaaaaaacaacaacccccctccagctcagcaAGCTCAGTGATAGGAGGCGAAGACAGCAAATCCCtaacctccttcccctccttctccccgcgagaagaagaaacatgCTGTTTACTCAACAATAACCAACAGGAAGACAGTGGCAAcactccccttcctcctccaagcagcACGACCCCCTCCCGCAAACCATCCACCTCGCTCTCCGAAAtcgaacaacaaccaccccgacTCGAACCCGAACAAATAATCCCTACCTTGCTAACGACTCCTCACACCGCCGGCCCTTTATTCGAAGACTCCCCCCCCTGCCGCAACCGCCTCCCCGGCGCGCTCCACCACGCCGACGACGGCCACATCGAGCGTCTAATCGCCAGACAGGGCGGGGCCGTCAACCTAGTAAGGCAAATCGCAGAGGACTTAGCAGCAAGGGACGCGCAAATCGCTCTGCTCCGTCGTCGGGCCGACGAGAGAGAGCGGGCTCTCAGAAAAATCATTCTCGAGTGTGGGCTCTCCAATCTTGATCTCGAGACCCGGTTGAGGGTGCTGCTTGAGGAAGGGAGGAGCCAGAGACGACACGGAAGTggcgaggagctggaggatttGATCGGGGACGcgctggagggggatgtgagGCTTGATGCGACGATAAAGGGGAGAGTGGTCAAAGAGCGGGGTGCAAATActggacagcagcagcaaaagaggacggggagggggtggaaggagtATTTGTGGGGTGGGACGGGTACTAgcaagggggatgggaagggggagacgaCGGCGGTGAAAGGAGGGGCGAGGCAGTCGATGCCCGAGGATTGGTTTAAACCACCAGCGGaacagcaggaggagcaagcACAACAAAGCTCCAGTAGGGCTTCAAGTGTGAGCTCTGCTCATGCGGCGAGGAAGCCTTCTCTGGCGAGCATGGCGTTGAggcttgttgctggcggcgCAGCGGGGAATAGGGATAACGAAGGCAGGGGCCGTGCTAGcagcgctgctgctgcgcagGCGGGGGGTCCGCTCAGGGGATCGAGCGCTTCCAGTGCGAAGACTACGGCTTCTAACCGGGCCGTGTCGGCGCAGGTTGGCGGGCCAAAGGCGCTCATGCAAATGAGACGAACGACTGCCGGTGGGAGCACCAGACCGATGGATATCCCCGCCAGAGGACAAGTTCCCGAACGATGGGACACCATGGGGGCGAGCCCGGGAAAGGCTGCGATATTACGACATCAGAGCTATGGACCTGTCGAGATGGACACGATCCTCCCGCCCGAGGCTCAGCCGCCTACGCTGACGCACATCTACAATAACTTTGTCGGGTCGGAGTATCTGACCGATCGGTTTGGGTTTATTTACGACCAGAGACGGAAaaagaggcagagggaggcggcgcAGATGGCGaagcaggggaagagggggagtaGGACGGAAATGTTGACTAATGGACGGGGAGGGATGAGTCCGGTGATGgcgggggatgatgacggggcGAGTAGTGGGAGGTGGGACGTGTTGAGCGAGAGCGGGAGGCCGGACACGCCGTGCTCGGGGACCACGACCGAGGAGCAAGTgagaggtggaggcgggAACGAGGAGAACGCGAAGCCGAAGAGGTGGCAGGATTACCTCAAGATTGCGACGTTTCCGACTGAGTTGCTCTCGCACACGCCGCTGATCAGCGCGCAGGGGTtcgaggttttggagggaggggaggtgccaccaccaaagtcGCCGGGGCATTCGCCGAGCATCATgtcggaggagagggggttttTACCTAGTGCTACCACGACGACGGTGTCGATCGCgccgatgatggaggagcACCAGGAGCCGGTGGTTAGTTCGGtctcgagctcctcggtGTCTGCCCCGGcaggggttgaagaagaggatggggggacGCCTCCTGGATCGACGACCCCGGCGAaggaggatgccgagccggtgaggttgctgttggagaaTTTGAACAGGCTGCATGATTCGCTTCAGAGGGAAAGGACAGTTCGCTGGAACGAGTTTCTTCGAAAGGTCCGCGCCGAGAGGAAGCGGGACGGcgaagctgccgccgccgccgccgcagcagcagcagaagccaGATTCCAACGAGCCACGGCCGTCATGCCGGAAACTCGCCTCGGAGACGGGGAGCTCATCGGCGTCGCCAGCCTCGGCGTCCAAGGCAAAGTCGGCAGGGCAAAAGCAACCGAATTCCGCTCGCTCTTGCTGGGCGGCATCCCCGTGGCCATGAGAGCCAAGATCTGGTCAGAGTGCTCCGGCGCAAAAGCACTGCGCATACCGGGATACTACGAGGATTTGGTCAGCCGCCCcggagaggaagacgacCCCCAAGTCGTCGCTCAGATCAAAGCCGACATCACGCGCACCCTCACCGACAATATATTCTTCCGCAAAGGGCCCGGAGTGGGCAAGCTGCACGAGGTTCTGCTGGCCTACTCGCGCCGCAACCCGGACGTGGGGTACTGCCAGGGGATGAACCTCGTCGTTGCCAATCTTTTACTTATCACGCCCTCGTCGGAAGACGCGTTTTGGATCCTCGTCGCCACGGTCGAGCAGATCCTCCCGTCGGGGTACTTTGACCACTCGCTGCTTGCGTCGAGGGCAGACCAGGTCGTCCTCCGCCAGTATGTCTCTGAAGTGTTGCCGAAGCTGTCGGCGCACTTTGACGACCTGGGCATCGACCTCGAGACGATGACGTTTCAGTGgttcctctccatctttACCGACTGCCTGTCCGCAGAAGCGCTGTTCAGGGTCTGGGACGTGGTGCTCTGCACGCCGCACGACGGGGGCGCGTTTCTGTTCCAGGTGGCGCTCGCGCTGCTGAAGCTGAACGAGGGTCAGCTTTTGGGGTGCGGGAGCCCGGCGGGGGTGTACACGTACATTAACCATCAGATGACGAACCATGCTATTTCTATTGACGGCTTGGTGCAGGCGAgcgaggggttgaggaggttggtgaagaaggaggatatTGaagcgaggagggagagggcgattgagctggagagggagcaggttcggttgagggaggagaggttggcggagcggaggagggttcAACAGCAGGATAAGGTGAATGGCAAGGGGGGGAATAATAACAGGCCGAGGGCtctgaagaaggagagcagtcttttggttttgggggggagtggtggtggtggtggtggtggtagtaaCAAGGCGGGTGCGGTACCCGCTATGGTGAGTGGGGAGATGGCCAGTGGGGCTACGACGCCGAGCGGGATGGGGGGTCTGAGCAGGGTGGGCAGTGCTTGTCCTAGTCCCATGTTTGGACCTGAAAGGGGGGGACTGGGGAGTAGGAGTGTGAGTGGGAGTGATGGGTTGTTGagtgtggaggggttggtgggtatatcgagtggtggtggtggtggtggtggtggtggtgggtga